A genomic segment from Pseudomonas sp. S09G 359 encodes:
- the purH gene encoding bifunctional phosphoribosylaminoimidazolecarboxamide formyltransferase/IMP cyclohydrolase encodes MTDQTTRLPIRRALISVSDKTGILEFARELEALGVEILSTGGTFKLLQDNGVAAVEVADYTGFAEMMDGRVKTLHPKIHGGILGRRGIDDAIMTEHGIKPIDLVAVNLYPFEATINKPGCDLPTAIENIDIGGPTMVRSAAKNHKDVAIVVNASDYAQVLESLKAGGLTYAQRFDLMLKAFEHTAAYDGMIANYMGTVNQAAETLSTEGRSQFPRTFNSQFIKAQEMRYGENPHQSAAFYVEAKPAEVGIATATQLQGKELSYNNVADTDAALECVKSFVKPACVIVKHANPCGVAVSPDAEGGIRQAYELAYATDTESAFGGIIAFNRELDAETAKAIVERQFVEVIIAPSVSAEARAIVAAKANVRLLACGEWSAERAAAWDYKRVNGGLLVQSRDIGMIGSEDLTVVTKRAPTEQEINDLIFAWKVAKYVKSNAIVYAKNRQTIGVGAGQMSRVNSARIAAIKAEHAGLQVVGSVMASDAFFPFRDGLDNAAKAGVTAVIQPGGSMRDAEVIAAADEAGIAMVFTGMRHFRH; translated from the coding sequence ATGACCGACCAGACTACCCGCCTGCCGATCCGCCGCGCCTTGATCAGTGTCTCCGACAAGACCGGGATCCTCGAATTTGCCCGGGAGCTGGAAGCCCTGGGCGTGGAAATCCTCTCCACGGGCGGGACCTTCAAACTGCTGCAGGACAACGGCGTGGCCGCAGTGGAAGTGGCGGACTACACCGGCTTCGCAGAAATGATGGACGGTCGGGTCAAGACCCTGCACCCGAAAATCCACGGCGGCATCCTCGGCCGTCGCGGTATCGACGACGCCATCATGACCGAGCACGGCATCAAGCCGATCGACCTGGTGGCCGTTAACCTCTACCCGTTCGAAGCCACCATCAACAAGCCAGGCTGCGACCTGCCGACCGCCATCGAAAACATCGATATCGGCGGCCCGACCATGGTTCGCTCCGCGGCCAAGAACCACAAAGACGTGGCCATCGTGGTCAACGCCAGCGACTACGCGCAAGTATTGGAAAGCCTGAAAGCCGGCGGCCTGACCTACGCCCAGCGCTTCGACCTGATGCTCAAGGCGTTCGAACACACCGCCGCCTACGACGGCATGATCGCCAACTACATGGGCACCGTGAACCAGGCGGCTGAAACCCTCAGCACCGAAGGCCGCAGCCAGTTCCCGCGGACCTTCAACAGCCAGTTCATCAAGGCCCAGGAAATGCGCTACGGCGAGAACCCGCACCAGAGCGCGGCGTTCTACGTGGAAGCCAAGCCGGCCGAAGTCGGCATCGCCACCGCAACCCAGTTGCAAGGCAAAGAACTGTCCTACAACAACGTGGCCGACACCGACGCCGCGCTGGAATGTGTGAAAAGCTTCGTCAAGCCGGCCTGCGTGATCGTCAAGCACGCCAACCCGTGCGGCGTAGCCGTCAGCCCGGACGCTGAAGGCGGTATTCGCCAGGCCTACGAACTGGCCTACGCCACCGACACCGAATCCGCGTTCGGCGGCATCATCGCCTTCAACCGCGAGTTGGATGCCGAAACCGCTAAAGCGATCGTTGAGCGTCAGTTCGTGGAAGTGATCATCGCCCCGAGCGTGAGCGCAGAAGCCCGCGCCATCGTCGCCGCCAAGGCCAACGTACGCCTGCTGGCCTGTGGCGAGTGGTCGGCTGAGCGTGCCGCGGCCTGGGACTACAAGCGCGTCAACGGCGGCCTGCTGGTACAAAGCCGCGACATTGGCATGATCGGCAGCGAAGACCTTACAGTCGTGACCAAGCGTGCGCCGACCGAGCAAGAGATCAACGACCTGATCTTCGCCTGGAAAGTGGCCAAGTACGTTAAATCCAACGCCATCGTCTACGCCAAGAACCGCCAGACCATCGGTGTCGGCGCCGGCCAGATGAGCCGTGTGAACTCGGCGCGTATCGCTGCGATAAAGGCCGAGCACGCCGGTTTGCAGGTCGTGGGTTCGGTGATGGCGTCTGATGCGTTCTTCCCGTTCCGTGACGGCCTGGACAACGCCGCGAAAGCCGGCGTAACGGCTGTGATTCAACCAGGCGGCTCGATGCGTGATGCAGAAGTCATCGCTGCAGCCGACGAAGCCGGCATCGCCATGGTCTTCACCGGCATGCGCCACTTCCGTCACTGA
- the fis gene encoding DNA-binding transcriptional regulator Fis yields MTMMTETLVSGTTPVSDNVNLKQHLNTPSEEGQTLRGSVEKALHNYFAHLEGASVTDVYNLVLSEVEAPLLESVMNYVKGNQTKASELLGLNRGTLRKKLKQYDLL; encoded by the coding sequence ATGACGATGATGACCGAGACTTTAGTGAGTGGAACAACACCCGTGAGCGACAACGTCAATTTGAAACAGCACCTCAACACGCCGAGCGAAGAAGGCCAGACCCTTCGCGGGAGTGTCGAGAAGGCGCTGCACAATTATTTCGCCCACCTTGAGGGCGCTTCCGTCACGGACGTGTACAACCTGGTGCTCTCCGAAGTCGAGGCGCCCTTGCTCGAAAGCGTGATGAACTACGTCAAGGGCAACCAGACCAAAGCCAGTGAGCTGCTGGGCCTCAACCGTGGCACCCTGCGCAAAAAGCTCAAACAATACGATTTGCTGTAA
- the dusB gene encoding tRNA dihydrouridine synthase DusB gives MSAVRIGPYTLQNGLILAPMAGVTDQPFRQLCKRLGAGLVVSEMVTSDMSLWNTRKSRMRMIHEGDPEPRSVQIAGGDAQMLADAARANVELGAQIIDINMGCPAKKVCNKAAGSALLKDEQLVAEILQAVVAAVDVPVTLKIRTGWDRDNKNGLTVAKIAEQAGITALAVHGRTRADLYTGKAEYDTIAAIKQAVSMPVFANGDIDSAEKARRVLHATGADGLLIGRAAQGRPWIFREIEHFLRTGEVLPAPELIEVERILLEHLAALHAFYGDVMGVRIARKHVGWYLATLPGAREFRAHFNRLDDTEAQCANVREFFSERYKSLGTGDGEGVAA, from the coding sequence ATGTCGGCGGTACGCATCGGCCCATATACATTGCAGAACGGCTTGATTCTCGCCCCTATGGCGGGCGTCACCGACCAGCCCTTTCGTCAGCTGTGCAAGCGTTTGGGCGCGGGTCTAGTAGTCTCGGAAATGGTCACCAGCGACATGAGCTTGTGGAACACCCGCAAATCGCGGATGCGCATGATCCACGAAGGTGATCCCGAGCCCCGCTCGGTACAGATCGCCGGGGGTGATGCACAGATGCTCGCGGATGCGGCCCGGGCCAACGTGGAGTTGGGCGCACAGATCATTGATATCAACATGGGCTGCCCGGCCAAGAAGGTGTGTAACAAGGCCGCCGGTTCCGCCTTGTTGAAGGACGAACAGTTGGTTGCCGAGATCCTGCAGGCCGTTGTTGCCGCAGTGGATGTGCCGGTAACCCTGAAGATTCGCACCGGCTGGGACCGGGACAACAAGAACGGCCTGACGGTGGCGAAGATCGCCGAACAGGCAGGTATTACAGCGCTGGCGGTGCATGGCCGCACCCGCGCCGATCTGTACACCGGTAAAGCCGAGTACGACACCATCGCCGCGATCAAGCAGGCGGTGTCGATGCCGGTGTTTGCCAATGGCGATATCGATTCAGCCGAGAAAGCCCGGCGCGTGCTGCACGCAACCGGTGCCGATGGCTTGTTGATTGGCCGGGCCGCCCAGGGGCGACCGTGGATTTTTCGTGAGATCGAGCACTTTCTGCGTACCGGCGAGGTCTTGCCGGCACCGGAGCTGATCGAGGTGGAACGTATTCTGCTAGAGCATCTGGCCGCCCTGCACGCCTTCTATGGAGACGTGATGGGAGTACGCATTGCTCGCAAGCATGTCGGCTGGTATCTCGCAACCTTGCCGGGCGCCAGGGAGTTTCGCGCCCACTTCAATCGTTTGGATGATACGGAAGCACAGTGCGCCAACGTTCGTGAGTTTTTCAGCGAGCGTTACAAGAGCCTGGGGACAGGGGACGGAGAGGGGGTGGCCGCATGA